The Spinacia oleracea cultivar Varoflay chromosome 2, BTI_SOV_V1, whole genome shotgun sequence DNA segment AGATGAGCGTATCTTATGCTGATAACTCGTGTCTCCAAAAAGTACAGTTTTGTATATTTACCTTCAATTGTTGATTGTAGTTGATACCACAAAATGTACCTGGGGAACAATCTAAAGAGAAGAAGGTGAAAGTGACTGGGGAGAAGAAACAGGTGGAAGTGGCCAGGGAACTCATAAAGGAGGTTATGAATCAGGTACTCAATGGTCATATTCTGAAAGTTGTTTTTATGTTGTGGTTTTCGAGGAgctatcatgtttgttgttgcaTTTGTGTACCAATTTAATGTCTATTGATGCTTTATGTTCTGTCACCTCATTTCATCATTGATCAAAGACTGTGTGTAGACATGTCTGGTTTGAGGCTTACATATTAAAGTAGATCAGCATGATCGACTCTTGAGTCAGTTTTGCTTGTTCGTCCAAATGAAAAGTTTGTTTTTACACAATGAATTAGTTTGAGAGGTTTCCTCGCATGTTGTGATTTGTGAATATTGCAAAGTATATTGGCAATGGGGGCTCATTTGGATGTTCAGTCGAATTTTCTGTATTAGTTATTGGGAACAAGGGTTCATTAGCGATGCATCCTCAGGCTCGAGTTTGCTCATTTGAGTTAAGCTAGGCCTTTAGATTGGTTCTTGGTTCCTTCCTCCTGAAGGATATCGTACTGTGTAGCTTATATGTAAGTGACCAACTTGACAATTAACTGCTTCTGATGGTAGCTTAACTAACAAGACTGTCTTTCCTTCTTTTGTCAACCATGTTATTACATCTTGCTGAACTTAATCTCCTGTTATCTTCTGGAGAGCCACCTGTTCTTGTTTAAAATATAGATATGATCAGAAGCTGCACATTTATTGTAGAGACAGTCCTTTCGGCGCTGTATTTGTACTCAGTATGTGTTCTTGCCTTACTCAAAAACATAATCAGTTGTATTTTCCTTTACGGAATGTTAATTGTCTCTCCTATATGTTCACACATAGTTTCCTAAGTTTGTTTTTTGGGGTATAAATTTGTATTAATAAAGAAGAGTTACTTCTGCAAGAGCCAGTATCACAATATCTAAATTATGCCGAGTGTTTAAATTATAGCAATGCAAGTGACAGCTTCTCTactgatttttaattttatctATCACGTGTTGTAGTACTCTTTCAATCTAGTTTGTTTCTTTCTTAGGATCAAAATTTGTGAGTTTTTACTTTTGGAGCGCCTTCCTCTAAGCCTATGTTGCTGGGGAGGCGAGCTTTATCTTTGACTATTAGGAGGTTGCATTTGTTTGTGATGGGTAGCATACACATCTTTAATGAAATTTGGTAGTTCCTGATCCtatgaggggggggggggatttcACTCTTATGTAGATTATCCTGGCTAGAGTGAGATAGAGAGATCTAATTTGGTGACATTTATGAGAGTTCTGCAAAAATGATACATGATCCATGCCAAGATCACTAGCTGCTACTGGAAAAATCTTGTATTCCATCCAATGTCCGTTGGCAtctttatatattttaaaagtTCCGACTGCGAACTGGTTGGCTTTAAAACTGCAGATATGGCTATTGCCTTCCAAATGGGTCAGCATTCGTTTCTTGGTGTATCAATAGGCATCCAATTTTCAGTGTCGACCACAGAAGAGAGGTATCAGGCGTTAAGTCTCGCCATTGCTGGATTTTACTAGTTGGTAAGATTGCTTTGAGACTTAGAAACTGAAAACAATGATTTTTACCAAGAGCATGTTTGTGGACCTCAGTGTTCTTTGGTGCCCCATGCACAAAACATGTATGTATAGAAAGCACTTCTGGCTGATAATCTTCCTGTTTGTATGGATGAGAGTGTTGAAAGTCCCATGATATATGAAAGATCGGTACATTTCACCTGTTCTCTTTTTTCACTTGTCATTTTTTCACCCTGTAGAAGCATGTAATTTAACTTATGTATCAGGCCAATACTTGAAGAATGCGACACATGCCGATTTTAGTGTATATGAATTTTAGCGTTGCTCATATTATTGTTACCTCTCTATTTCCGGGTGAAGGTTTTTCTGTCACGCTTTACATAAATGCCTGATTTTCTTCTATTATTGCTTATGCCTCCATAATACTATGTTACTCAAGGTGATATATTGTGGAGAATATCAGAGTATTGTTGTGTATTCTACCTCCTGGCGTTGAAGTTTTTATGCTTTGGTTTTACGGATTTCAAAGCTTGTCATTATTACAAGTGATCATGATAGCTGAGTACATAAGATTTAAGTGAGCACGGAGTATAAATTATTTACATATTCTTGTGTACATAGGGTTTTTTTGAGAAATTCAGTTGTGAATGCCATGACATCATATGCTCGTTTGGTTACATTTATCTGTAGGATTTTACTTTTCATGCAAAAAGATGAAAGATTGTTGTAAGTTAAACTTTTTCCTGTCCAGGTGGTTGTTCTTGTTATATGTTTATTCAACTCTGCCGCTGCTGTTGTTCTATGTTCTTGAATTTCTGATTCTAGAATATAACCTCTTTAACTGCGATGCTTATTTATACAGTTATGGATACCACTTTGCAATTTTGCTCCTAATACGATCTTTTGAGCATTTTCTATCATTGTCTATATATAATCAGTCATATCATTGCTTTTATGAACTTCTAAACTAATCCTTTTCTCTCAATTTCCCTAGATGCCTGGGAGACCGTCACAATTCTCTAATAATAATAACTACAGCCAGCAAGGCTACCGTCCTCGTGTACCTGGCGGTGGGCCTCAGTGGGGCGGCCGTGGTCCTCATGGTGGTCAGTCAATGCCATACGATTATCAACAGCGAGGGCCTTACCCATCTCAAAATCAGCAGTATCCACCTCAGCATTATGGAAATTATCCTCCACAGGGCCCCCCAAGAAGCGGTTATGGTTCTTGGGATCAAAGACCACCTGCTCAAGGACCCCCATCTCATAGTGGTGGGTATGAGTATTATGGACAAGGAGGTGGACATGCAGCCAATGCTCCAGTTTCTGCTCCACACTCTGCACACTTGCCGGGTCATCATGCATCTGGCCCATCCATGGCACCTCCCCCTCATTCTCAGGCAAATTACAATTATGCCCAGCCTCGAAGTGCGGATTATACTCACCCAACTCCTTACTCGCAAGCTGCACCACCTGCTCAAAGTTACGGTCATGGGTATGGGGAGCCGAAATATGATACACAGGCTCAGATGCAGCAGCAGCAGCCTTATGCTGGCCAAGGCTATGCACCCCAACAACAAGGCTATGCTCCCCAGCAGCAGTACAATAGGCCACCACCCTATGGCATGCCATCACAGGGACCCCCTCCTCAGGGTTATGCCGCTCCAGCAGCAAGTCAGCCTGCTGCAGATACACCTTATCAAGCTCCTGTTTCTGCAGCTCAGCCTTACGGTCAAACCATGCCCCAACAGCAGCAATACCCTCAAGCACCTTATGGTTCTGCACCCGTAGCAAATGATGGCTATAGCCAGCCCCAACCTGCTGTTGCAGGTTACCCGCAGCAGGCGGGCCAGCCTGTTCCTGCATATGGGCAGCAAGCTACTGGTTATGCTCAAACAGCTGGATCAACTGCTGGTTATGGTCAATACCCACCAACAGCACAAGCAAGCTACAATGATCAAGCTGCTGCAGCTGCTGCTAGCGCCGCAACTTATGGGTATCAGGGCCAAGTAGATCCATCAGCTTACGCTGCAGCGGCTGGACAACAAGCTTACAGTGCTGCACCTGCTGTGACACAACAAGGCTATGCTCAGCCAGCTCCAACACAACCTGGTTATGACCAGTCGGCGGTAGCTCCTCAATCTGGTGGATATGCTACTGCTCCCGCTGGTGCACCTGGTGCTTATGGAAAAACCTTATCTCCCCAACCTCAGCCTGGTTATCCACCGTATGATGCATCCCAGCAAGCGTATGCCGCACCTCGATAATTTGATTAAGGTATTTGGAAGCATTTGCTGATCCTGTCAATTAATTTGTTGTAGTTTTCTGCTGTTGAAAGGACTTGAGTAGAATTTTCTAGCTGAGTAGATTTTTACAAGGAACTGGCAATTTTGTGTTCTTCCATTAGTTAGGAAATGTACTGAGGATATCAGGATGTTGGAACCTGAAACCCATTTCACAAAATCAAATTGACTTCTATGTATAAcggttttcatttttttgcCTGGTAGAAAGACTGTAATCTCGATTTTGTTGATCAAGCCACTTTAGTTTCAGCCAACTTGCTCACACACTCAGAACCTGATTCCTGGTGAAAAGGGAGAGCAGGTTCAAATGTTTATTCCTCAAAAATTATACTTCGTGTTTAAAACATAAGCTCCCGTGTAATGCTTTCAGCATGTGTAAATCATTGTACAGAGTACAAGTTAAGTGAATACTAAACAGATGAACAACTGCAGAATACAAGTGCAAAACCTGGGAGTAAAGAACGAGTTCGTCCTTTTCACTCCGTCCCTTCATTTTCTGCAATGTTAAGAGAAGGGGGAAAGTATATAATTTTAAGAGAGTAATTTAGTAACTAAAATATTTGGTGTTGCAGTTTTTGATCAAATTATTCACATAAAGCAAGCGTAAACGCATAAGAGTTTTTTTGAGCCTTATACATGACATTAATCACACCTTACTACGTTAAAGAATAATACATGATATGAATCATATCTTAGGTTGGATGTTTTTCACCTTATTATTACGGAAtattgtttgtttctttttaaaATCAGATCACGTCAAAAAATGCACAAAAAACTAAAATACGAGTATAACAGATCAGATGATAAATTTTTATATAGGCCACACGAAAACCAATCAGATTAGATCATATAGAGTGTTACAAATTAAAGAAATCAGATTAGACTAGACCAAGAGACTAGAGAAATATGAAGTATGTTTTTTGAGCAATTGAGACTTCAGTGAGATATTTATTTAGACCATGTATTTAGACATCTTTTTCATGATCTGTTCCTTTTCTTTACACCTAttcttatttctttttctttttctttttctttttctttttcttttggtctttggtttgttaactttcTAGTCTTTGTAGTTTTGAAATTGAAGCCGGGATAAAAGAACAGTCTTTTTCACTTTACTTGATGTTCCCCTCTTTTCAACGTCAAGTAAGAATTTTGGTCTCCTGATGGACATATTTGTTAAGTACGTTCTCTAAAAGAAAGCCCATAATCACTATTTGATGTACCAAACTTTACCTTACGAGTAATTTTTCACTTAAATGTATTGCCTCTCTTACAAAAATAGTGTACCCCTTCAACTAGTCGCTTGGGTTTTGTGGCACTTCTAAAGACGGGGTCCTTTGCTTGAACATGTATTttctaaagatggttgtggttaGGGTTGGGTCGTGTTTCGTGTCGAGCCTACGTGTATTGGGCATGAATGAGCCTTGTCCGCTTGTATCTCGTACGGAGTATCAAAGAGTTGTTTTTCGTCCGTGATaaagttatatattttttttgacatacGTTTAATCATACATAAATTAAAGTTTTACACAGTATTACAAATACTAAGGTCTTTAAAGACCAATTCACATACTACAATAACACACACAAAATACATAAACTTCGAAAGGACAATAAGCTCTTCTCGGTTGATCCCTTGATTGTTGATGCAGTCTTATTTACACAATCTTCTTTGAGCTATTGTGCCAAGACTCCTTATCCTTGTGATTTGGTTATAGAAGATGGtattgatgttgggctgacaaATACTAGGAGGTCCTTTTGAAAACCTGTAAAACTTAGGGGAAAAGGGAAAGAGAGGACGAAAAACATTGTTAAGGGGCAGGTGGGCAGACCTTGTGGATTGCACAAGCGTCTAGAATAGACTCGTTTAGCATGATAAGAAACCCCAACATGGGGAACAACGCTcaaataattgattttaaaagcGTTAAGATCACCTTTCTACGCTAACTTAAATTGAATATTAACAAAGGCTAAGCTCCACAACCCCAACCCAAGAACACCCCAACCCCAAAGACACTGAATTTACCTATTAACTAAAACTCCTTCCCTAATCAAACACCTTAGACACCAATCCCCAAGCATACTTCCAAAGGAGATTACTTCCCCCCCCACACACACATTTCACAACTGCCTAAAACTTCTTCAATATAGGGAAAATAATTAACATTCAATATTTCCCCAAGGTTGCCTAACAAACCCAAACTGCAAGCACACACACAGTGCTCACACCAACTCCAAATTGGAAAAACCTACGTAGGTTTTTCAATTAACAGCCTAAACCCCAATGGAACTTCCATTACAACAATCTCATAAGGGTAATAACAACCAACAACAAGAAGAAACCAAAACAACACTACCTAAAACATTCTATTAAAAGAAATCATACTTAGGACAAATAAAATGCCAAAAACACGGCAAAACAGGGAGGTATTGGAACGAGCTATGCAAGAACAAAGTCCCAAAACGGAGAACCTTAACTAACCTTTACCTTTACCTTCAAGGTCAGGGTAGTTCGACACTATAAAACGGCAACACAAACCTTTACCGTTCAGAACGGGGTGGTCTGAGACCACAAGATGGCGGCTATTAGAAACTTAGGAGATGGAAAGCCAAAACTCACAAAacgaactaaaaaaaaaaaacaacgaaCGGGAAGAGCACACCCAATTAGCGTTTCCAATTCCAAACTAAAACCCTAACCTTAAACTGACCTTTACCGATAAAACTTGTCGGAGGCGCATAGGATTGAGCTGGTAAGAGGCGCGGAGTTGAACTCGGCCCGATCTAATACCTTCCGACGACTAAACACCGCAACCTTAATTGGTGAGAGGAGCACAAACTAAGAGGAGGTGGAAGCAGAACTTAGTCCCTCTTTCATCCCCTCAACCGAGAGAATACAACCCTTACTAAGCTAAAGAGACAAGAAAATACTACAGAAGCTGCGCACAAGCTCGGCGGCGACCGTTAAGGCCACGACCACCAGCGAGCTTGTGGCGAGGGCTAGAGTTTTGAAGTTTTGTGGTTTTATTTGGAGGAGAGAAacaattagagagagaaagagttttGTGATAAAGTTACATTAAGGaggataaatatttttttattaaagagttagttataaatatatatttttacaaATTGATCGAATTCGTACTTGGGcggattttataaattttggatAATTATCACAAtgtaataatttattttattaaataacacaaagcataattattaatataaaaactaaataataattgctttattaatttatatttattaatatttacaaTCAACTAAATATTCTAATGGTTAAAAGTTTAGTAATAATCTACGGAGTATTAAACTTTAAATAAAGTCTAATAAGATTTAATAAAGTCTTATAAGGTcttataaggtcctataaggtcTTATAAATTCCTGTAAGTTaaataaggtcttataagttcagataagataagttcatgtcctataagttgaagagaacacAACCTAAACAACTAACCGTCACACAACTAACAACTACTCAGTATACCGCTCCGCGCTCCACCATCAACAGCACAAGAGTCGCCCTACGCTCCGCCATCCACACCACCACAGCAGCCCCTCGTATCCATAAATCAACCGCACGTTTCTTCGTCAGaggttatgattttttttttttttagtattgGGCCGCCCAGAGATGGCGGCCCGAACCATGTAGGAGCCGCCCACAATTGGCGGCCGAAACCATGTCCGGGCCGCCAATTTTGGGAGGCCCGCACATGGTTCGGGCCGCCATATTTGGGCGGCCCACACATGGTTAGGGCCGTCAATTTCGGGCGGCCCACACATGGTTCGGGCCGCCTATTTCGGGCTGCCCACACATGGTTCGGGCCGTCTATTCCGGGCGGCCCTtgtgtttaaaaaaaaattgaaatttttttcCCACCATGTAAAAACGAAtgtaacaaaaataaaattttagtaTATTATTTCGTTTGTAATTTCGGATttgttgcaaaaaaaaaatttgaataattattGAATatcataattaatataattgaaaaaaataaatttgttagaaatttttgtttaattaattaatttgtttataagCAGGGAAGGGAAGAGGAGGGGTGAAGTGAGGGAGGGGATGACGGTGGCGGCGGCGGTGACATCAGTTTTTTTGGGATGTCGGTGGTGGCAACGGGTTCACTTCTGTTGAAGGTGGCCGGATAAAACATAGAAGGGAAGGAAGGGGAGGGATGAAGGGGAAAGGGTGAATTGAGGGAGGGGTGATTTTCTTTAAAAGAGTAAAATCGTATTTTCGTCATAAATACGCGGGCGTTTTTAGCGAATGAGGACGTCGAATAAAAACCCCTGCATGTATTATATTGCTGATCCAATTAGTGTACTTACTCCTTAGGTCATTGGTCATTACTTATTACTCACTCGTCCCCATTTTTGTTGGACTttgattttcattttaatatgtAATTTTTGGTTAAAAATAGTAcagacactacaagaatttgtatctttaatgacaacctaattacgacgtgtcaaaaatcccgtcgcaaaagccttttgcgacggggctaacaaccaaacaaagacaggAACAACCGTTGCAAATATCGTTTACGACGagttacgacgggattttccattaacgacggcccccttttacgacgggttcgcgacaagaAATCcagtcattaatcaacgattattggcctttaacgacgggatttcacgtcgttaatggtacaattttttgtagtgggAGTATTTACAAATATGATAAATTCGATAAAAAATGATAATAAAAAATTGACTAGCGGTTTATGGTTAACCGGGTAACTGTACCGAAACCGCGGTGAAGCGTTTAAACGATAACCGATTTAATAGGTACGATTACGGTTCATGAAAATGCCGAACCGAAACTTTTAGTTACCGAACCAAATCAAAATTAGGGACGGTTAACCACCCATGAACACCTCCACTCCGTAGTAGTTGTATCTGACATGTCATAAGTACGTAGTCCCTCTGTCCTTATTTGTTTTCCGCTATTCTCTCTTAAAGATTACCCTATTTCCTTATATAGTAATATGTCCCCACTATTTACTCCACTTACATAGTCTAATACAATTGTAAAAGATAAAGATACCCCATCTTCTTTACGCGGAGTAACATTTTGACCAAAGTATTAATA contains these protein-coding regions:
- the LOC110774969 gene encoding uncharacterized protein — protein: MAEKEVVTVISEAPTDQHHKRKLEDIEAPSLDEAAPDSTAELDGEQKENVDGENGDEEPAKRPRLDEQSDSLASENGHKPEEENGNAVVDVETEVVVESTEMVIETTETTVDDQAADVEDGNVVVLPEEVSEVEPIVAEGEQKIEAEDSNAEGKEVEFPSSENVQLEGEEKTATEGAEQGDVASEQQNPDSGTKSISRRIEIPNNKVGVLIGKSGDTIKYLQLNSGAKIQITRDAEADPRSATRPVELLGTLESLNKAETLIKDVIAEADAGGSPSLVARGFTAAITAGSLEIEIPVPADKVGLIIGRGGETIRNLQTRSGARIQLIPQNVPGEQSKEKKVKVTGEKKQVEVARELIKEVMNQMPGRPSQFSNNNNYSQQGYRPRVPGGGPQWGGRGPHGGQSMPYDYQQRGPYPSQNQQYPPQHYGNYPPQGPPRSGYGSWDQRPPAQGPPSHSGGYEYYGQGGGHAANAPVSAPHSAHLPGHHASGPSMAPPPHSQANYNYAQPRSADYTHPTPYSQAAPPAQSYGHGYGEPKYDTQAQMQQQQPYAGQGYAPQQQGYAPQQQYNRPPPYGMPSQGPPPQGYAAPAASQPAADTPYQAPVSAAQPYGQTMPQQQQYPQAPYGSAPVANDGYSQPQPAVAGYPQQAGQPVPAYGQQATGYAQTAGSTAGYGQYPPTAQASYNDQAAAAAASAATYGYQGQVDPSAYAAAAGQQAYSAAPAVTQQGYAQPAPTQPGYDQSAVAPQSGGYATAPAGAPGAYGKTLSPQPQPGYPPYDASQQAYAAPR